A region of the Acidimicrobiia bacterium genome:
TGGCCCCGTAAGCCGTGCCGATGTGTGCGTCGTCGCCATGGCCGAGTGCTTCCGGGGCGACGGCGAGTTGCTCGCCAATCCGATCGGCACCATCCCCATGATCGGTGGTCGCCTGGCGCGGGCCACCTTCGAGCCCGACCTCGCCATGACCGACGGCGAAGCCCGCCTCATCGCCAACCCCGAAGCGTTCGCGTGGCCCGACGGCAAGGTCGTCGAAACCTTCAACCCCTACCGGCAGATGTTTGGCTGGGTATGGAACGGCCGCCGCCACGTGGTCATGGGGGGCACCCAGATCGACCAGTACGGCAACCAGAACTTCGCCGCCATCGGCGACTACCGCCGACCCAAAGTGCAACTGCTCGGTTACCGCGGCGCCCCTGGTAACACCATCAACAACACCACCTCCTACTGGGTGCCCAACCATTCGCCCAACGTGCTCTGCGCCAACGTAGACACCGTGTGCGGCGTTGGGTACAACCGGGCTGCGTTGCTAGATGAACACCAACGGCGCTTCCACGAGATCCGGTACGTCGTCACCAACCTCGCCGTGCTCGACTTCGCCACCCCCGATCACCGCCTTCGCCTCCGCTCCGTGCACCCCGGGGTGACCCCCGAGGAGGTTCAGGAGGCCACCGGCTTCGACCTCGTCATTCCCGACGAAGTTCCGCAGTCGCGCCTCCCCACCGCCGCTGAGATCCACTTGATTGCCACCGTGATCGATCCCACCGGCGAACGCCTGGTGGAAGTACCCAACTGACCTCCCGGCCAGCCGCCCGACGACGCCCTCACGCCGCCGTTTAAACGTCGGGATCGGCCTCCGACCCATCGGCCCACGCGTTGGTCTCGGGATCCCAATACACCCAGCGGCCCAAGATTTCGTCCCACTGGGCGTCGTCCGGGCGCGGCCCGGAGGGGAGAAGCCGATGATCCCCGCCCGGGCCCGGCGCGGCCACCGCCCCCGCTTCCCGGAGATCATGCTCGCGCTCGAGTGCGTCCAGTTCATCGGCATGGTGCACCATCCGAGTGAGTTCCGGGGGAAGCGGATTTTCATCTTCGGGCGCGACGCCATCACCCAGATCGGATCCCACAATCACCCAATCCTGCCCGTCCTCGTCCCAGCGCTCCCAGCGACGGTGCACCTCGTCCCACTGGGCATCGGCCGTCGGACGCTCCTGGCCCATGGGGGCCCGATCGACATCGTCCAGCGGGGAGTGGGGACCAGCCCCTTCCGGCTCGCTCGCCTTTCCCGTTGAATCCGACACGGCGGAAGACTATGCGCCCGTCGCCCGTCATTGCCACGGCCGGGCCAATGGCCACCGGTTCGCCGTCCGATCAGGGCACCGGTAATCTGACGAGGTGTCAGACGCTGTTCCTTCCGCCCTGCGGACCCGCTTTTGCGATCTGGTGGGCTGCCGGTTGCCCATCGTGCAGACGGGGATGGGCTGGGTATCGGGGGCCAACCTCACCGCCGCCACGAGTGCGGCCGGTGGTTTCGGCATCCTGGCCGCCATCACGATGACTCCGGAAGAGATGCGCGACGCGGTGCGCGGGGTGCGGGCCCGCACCGACGCCCCCTTCGGGGTGAACTTTCGGGCCGACCAACCTGATCTCGCGGAGCGGGTGGCGTTCGTCGTTGCCGAAGGCGTGAAACTGGTGTCCTTCGCCGGGGCACCCACCAAAGATGCGGTGGCCCGCTGCCACGATGCGGGCGTCGCGGTGGTTCCCACCGTGGGGGCTCGACGGCACGCCGAAAAGGTGCTCGAGATGGGGGTAGACGCCGTGATTGCCCAAGGCGGGGAAGGCGGTGGCCACACCGGCACCGTGCCCACCTCGTTGCTCCTGCCCCAGGTGGTCGAGGCGGTGGGAGCAGAGATTCCCGTGCTCGGGGCCGGCGGCTTCCACGATGGTCGCGGCCTGGTGGCGGCGCTGGCCTACGGGGCCGACGGGATCGCCATGGGCACCCGCTTCCTCCTCACCCAAGAGAGCCACGTTCCCCCCGGCGTCAAGGATCTCTACACGGCCGCCTCCGTCTTCGACACCGTGGTTACCACCGCTCTTGATGGCGCCCCCCAACGAGTCATCCGCACCGACGTAGTGGATCGCATCGAACGTTCGCCGATGCTGCTGCGCTTCCCACGCGCCGCCTACGCGGCGCTGCGGTTCCGGCGGGAAACCGGCACCAAACTGGGCGACATGATGCGCGAGGGCATGGCCATGCGTCGGAACCAAGGCCTCACCCTCAGCCAGATGGCCATGGCCGCCAATGCCCCGATGCTCATCAAGGCCACCATGGTGGACGGCAAACCCGAGATCGGAATCCTCCCCACCGGTCAGGTCACCGGCGTGATCAACGAGTTACCCACCGTGGCCGACCTCCTCGCCCGCATCGAGGCCGAGGCGGAGGCCGTGCTCGATCGCCTCGGCAGCCCCCGATGACGCCGATGCGCCCGCATCATTCCCGCCCGCCCACCGTTGGCGCGAGCGAAGGGCGTCGATGAGATGGACCTAACGTGGTCGGCCTCCGAAGAGGCCTTCCGGGCCGACGCCCACAGGTGGCTCCACGCCAACTTGTCGCAGTGGCGGACCGACCACGGCGGCGACGTGGCATCAGGCGACACTCGCGAGGGCTTCGCCCAACACCTCGACTGGGAACGACGCCTCTTTCACGCCCGCTGGGCCGTGGTGTCCTGGCCCACCGACCACGGTGGCCGGGGGGCGACGCTGTGGGAGTGGCTCATCTTCGAAGAGGAGTACTACCGGGCCGGGGCGCCCCCGCGCGTCACCCAAAACGGCATCTTCCTGCTCGCCCCGAGCCTCTTCGAGTTCGGCACGCCGGCGCAACAGGACGGCATCCTGCGCCCCATGGCCGCCGCCGAGGATCTCTGGTGTCAGGGTTGGTCTGAGCCCAACGCCGGTAGCGACCTAGCCAGCGTCACCAGCAAAGCGCGGCGGGTGCCCGGTGGTTGGATCCTTGATGGCCAGAAGACCTGGACCACCCGAGGCGCCTTCTGCACCCATCTGTTCGGTCTCTTTCGCAGCGACCCCGACAGTGCCCGCCACAAAGGACTCACCTACTTCCTCATACCGCTCGACACCCCGGGGGTGACCGTGCGCGGCTTCGGTCGCCTCGACGGCGACGAGGGCTTCGCCGAGGTGTTCTTCGACAATGCCTTCCTCGCCGATGACGCCGTGGCCGGCGGGGTGGTGCTGGGCGAACCCGAAGGCGGCTGGGCTGTTGCGATGGCTACCGCGGGCTCCGAACGCGGGCTCACCCTGCGCTCCCCGGGCCGCTTTGTGGTCACCGCCGAACGGCTCGTGGCCTTGGCCCGCGACCATGGCGACCCCACCCTGCGGCGACGGGCAGCCACCGCCTGGATGCACGCCGACGCGTACCAACAGCAGACGCTGGTCACCGTCACAACCCTGGCCGACGGCATGAAACCCGGCGCCGAAGCCAGCCTCACCAAACTCTGGTGGAGCGAACTCGATATCGAACTGCACCAACTCGCCCTCGATCTCCTCGGCCCCGCCGCCGAACTCGAGGGACCGTGGAGCAAGGCCTGGCAGTTCTCCCTGTCGGGCCCGATCTACGCCGGTACCAACGAGATCCAGCGCAACATCGCCGCCGAGCGCGTCCTGGGACTTCCCCGATGATGCGCACTCGCCACACCGTCGGGGGGAACCCCTCATGAGATTCGCGTGGTCGCAGGACCAGCAGGCGTTTAGCGACGCGGTACGCGAACTGCTGGCCAAGGAGGCCACCCCGTTGGTGGTGCGCGCCGCCTGGGATGCTCCGCCCGGCCACCTCGACAGGGGCGTGTGGGACAGCCTCGACGCCATGGGCGTACTCGCCGTGTTGGTGCCCGAAGTCGGCGGGGGCCTCGGCCTCGATGAGACGTTCCTGGTACCGATCCTCGAGGAAGCCGGCCGCGTGGCGCTCCCCCACCCCATCGTGGAGACCGCCATGGTGGCCGCGCCCCTATTGGGGGCCGGGATCGGCATGATCGCCAGCGACCTCGGCGGCCCCCTCGTGCCCTGCGCCGCCGATGCCGACCGGATCCTCCTCCACCAGGGCGACACCCTCGCTGTCGCCGATGGCGACGCCGTCGAACTCACCGCCGCCACCACCGTGGACGGTGCCCGCCGGGCCGCCACCCTCAGTACCCCCCGCCAATCCGAGGTACTCACCGAGGACCCCGCCGTGATCGCACTCGCTCTCGATCGCGGCGCCCTCGGCACGGCCGCCATGCTGGTGGGCCTGGGCCAAGCAATGCTCGACCTCACCGTCGACTACGTCAGCCAACGGCAGCAGTTCGGAGTTCCCATCGGGAGTTTCCAGGCCGTAAAACACCACCTCACCAACGCCGCCTTGGCGCTCGAATTCGCCCGTCCCGCCGTGGCCCGCGCCGCCTGGTCCCTGGCCCAGGTCGCCCCCACCCGCTCCCGTGACGTGTCGATGGCCAAGGCCATGGCATCCGACGCCGCCGAACTCGTCGGCCGCCAGGCGCTCCAATGCCACGGGGCCATCGGCTACACCGTGGAGGCCGACCTCCACCTCTACCTCAAACGCACCTGGGCGCTCGCTCGGGCCTGGGGCGACACGGCCCACCACACCGATCGCGTGGCCGACGCGCTCGAAGCCAACCTGCCCTCACCCTGACCCCAGTGGTGGAGACCGGCGAGGGACTCCCTCGCTCGAGAGTAAAGCCGCCCCTAGCCGGGTCTGTTTCGGCCCCCGCCGATACCCGCCACAAGTTGCCGATGGTGACCCCAACTGCGGGAGAATGAGGCCATGCCCGAAGCCTTCATCGTCGATGCCGTTCGCACCCCCGTCGGTCGCCGAGGTGGCAGCCTCGCCACGGTGCACCCCGCCGACCTCGGCGCCCACTCGCTGCGGGCGCTGATGGAACGCACCGGGATCGACCCGGGGGCGGTCGAGGACGTGATGTTCGGTTGTGTCGACACGGTAGGAGGCCAAGCCGGCGACATCGCCCGGACCTGCTGGCTCGCCGCCCAGTTGCCCGACCATGTGCCCGGCACCACCATCGACCGGCAGTGCGGTTCGGCCCAGCAGGCCATCCACTTTGCCGCCCAGGCCGTGATGGCCGGCGTGAACGATGTGGTGGTCGCCGGCGGCGTGCAACAGATGTCCATGATCCCGATCAGTTCGGCCATGACGCTCGCCACCGACCTCGGCTTCGAGGACCCCTTCACTGGCTCCGAGGGCTGGGTGAAGCGTTACGGCGCCGGGGAGGTCAGCCAGTTCACCAGCGCCGAGATGATCGCCGAACGCTGGAACTGCTCGCGCGAGGACATGGAGACCTTCGCCGTGCAGAGCCACGAGCGAGCCATCCACGCCACCGCCGAGGGTCGATTCCAGGCGGAGATCGCTCCCCTCAACGGACTGAGCCACGACGAAGGCCCCCGCGAGCCGAACTGGGAAAAGATCCGCTCCCTCAAAACCCTCACCGAGGGCGGGCGGGTTACCGCCGCAGCTGCTTCACAGATCTCCGATGCCTCCGCCGCGCTGCTCATCGTGAGCGAACAGGCCCTCACCGACCACGGGCTAACCCCACGGGCGCGCATCCACCACATGAGCGTGCGGGCCGACGACCCGATCTGGATGCTCACCGCCCCGATCGCCGCCACTCGCTACGCGCTGGAGAAAACCAGGATGACCATGGACCAGATCGATCTGGTGGAAATCAACGAAGCCTTCGCCTCGGTGGTCATGGCCTGGGAGAAGGAACTCGACGTCGACCACTCCAAGGTGAACGTCAACGGTGGTGCCATCGCGCTCGGCCATCCCCTCGGTGCCACCGGTGCTCGCCTCATGACCACCCTGCTCAACGAACTCGAGCGCACCGGCGGCCGCTACGGCCTCCAAACGATGTGCGAAGGCGGCGGACAGGCCAACGTCACCATCATCGAACGCCTCTGACGCCGGGGGGATACACCCGGGCCACCGGGGTAGGACATGACGCGGCACCGGGGTCATGCGATGATTCCAACTCGGAGAGCAACCACCCGGGGGGGGAACCATGGCCGCACACGATCTGGTGATCCGAGGAGGCACCGTCGTTGACGGTACCGGCGCGCCGGCCCGCACTGCCGACGTGGCCATACGCGACGGCGTCATTACCGAGGTGGGTTCCGTCGACGGTGCCGGACGGCACGAGATCGACGCCGACGGCGCGTTGGTGACGCCGGGCTTTGTCGACATCCACACGCACTACGACGGCCAGGCCACCTGGGACGAGCAACTCACCCCGTCGTGCTGGCACGGGGTGACCACCGTGGTCATGGGGAACTGCGGCGTGGGGTTTGCCCCCGTCGCCACCGACCGCCATGACTGGCTCATCGGCCTGATGGAAGGGGTGGAGGACATCCCCGGCGCCGCCCTGAGTGCGGGCATCAAATGGAACTGGGAAACCTTCCCTGAGTTCCTCGATGCCCTCGAGGAACGCCGCCATGTGATGGACCTCGGCACGCAGGTACCCCACGGGGCAGTGCGCGGCTACGTCATGGGCGAACGCGGGGCCCGCAACGAACCCGCCACCGCCGCAGACATCGAAGCGATGGCAGCCATCGTGAAGGAAGGAATCCAGGCCGGGGCGCTCGGTTTCTCCACCAGTCGAACCCTCGCCCACCGCGCCATCGACGGTGAGCCGGTGCCGGGCACCTTCGCGGCCGAAGACGAACTCTTCGGCATCGGCCGTGTGCTCGGCGAACTGGGCACCGGCGTCTTCGAACTGGCTCCGGCGGGGGCGTTGGGTGAGGACCTGGCGGCCCCGGAAGTGGAAATGGACTGGATGCGCCGCCTCGCCGCGGCCATCAGGCGACCAGTCACCTTCGCCCTCAGCCAAAACAACGCCGACCCGCAGGGATGGAAGCGGCTCCTCGACCTCTCCGCCGAAGCGGCGGCCGAAGGTCTGGCCGTACGCCCGCAGGTACACGGCCGCACCGTCTCTTTGTTGCTCGGGTTCCAGACGTTCCACCCGCTGGCCTTCACTAGGGCGTGGTCCCAGGCTGGACTCGGCTTCCTGCCCTGGACCGAACAGGTGGCGCGCCTCCAGACCGACCCCGACCTCGCCGCCCGGATCGTCGCCGACGCCGCCGCCCTCAAGGACGACCCGATCGTCATGGGCTTCATGCACCCGAGCCGCATCTACCTGCTCGGCGATCCCCCGGTGTACGAACCGGGGGTGGAGCGCAGCGCCACCGCCCTCGCCGCCGCCCGTGGGATCAGCGAGTGGGAACTACTCCTCGAACTCTTCCTCGGCGACGGCGGTCGCGAACTCCTCAATGCGCCGGTCCTCAACTACAGCGACGGCAATCTCGACGCGGTAGGCGAGATGCTCCAACACCCCACCTCTGCCTTCGGCCTCGGCGACGGTGGCGCCCACGCCGGCCAGACCTGCGACGCCTCCACGACCACCTTCTTGCTCACCCACTGGGCGCGAGACCGACATCACGGACGGCTCAGCGTCGAGGAGGCGGTGCACAAAATGACCCAGGCCACCGCCACCCTCTACGGCCTCGGCGATCGCGGCGTGCTCGCTCCGGGGTACGTCGGCGATGCCAACGTGATCGACCACGGCGCCTTGCAACTACGTCGCCCTGAGTTGGTGGCTGACCTTCCCGGCAATGCCAGCCGACTCATCCAGAGGGCCGACGGCTACCTCGCCACGATCAAGCGAGGTGAACCCACCTTCGTCAACGGCGAAGACACCGGAGCGCGTCCCGGCGCCTTGCTGCGCGGTGCCCGATGAGCGCCTCCCCCGCCGCCACCGCTGCGGCCTTCTGGGCCGCCCTCTACGCCCGCGACTGGGATCTCATTCGCTCGTTTTTCGGGCCCGAATCGATCTACTACGACATACCCACCGGCCCGGCGAGCGCCGGCGTGGGGCCGCACAGCATTGAGGCCCGCCTGCGACTCGGCTTAGAGGGACTCATCGGCTACGAGCACCGCCCCGGCGTGGTGGCCGAGGGATCCGACGGTGTAGTGGTTACCGAACACACCGAAGTATGGACCTGGGAAAGTGGCGAGACCGTGGCCCTTCCGTTCGTCTCGGTGCAACAGGTGCAACACGGTGTGATCGTGCTGTGGAAGGACTACTGGGACTTCCAGACACTGATGGAGGCGGCCCCCGCCGCCTGGCACGAACGCCTCGACACCGCCGACTTGTCCTGGGTGGTCGACGTCACCGGCCGAGCCTGACGCAACGCAGCGACGAACCGCGCTCAACCAATGCCGTAGAGGGCCGACAGCGCAATGGCCGCCGCCGTGGCCACATTCACCGAATCAACACCCGGCGACATCGGGATCCGCACGTGCCGGGCCACGGCATCGAGCGCCGCCTCGCTGAGCCCGGGACCCTCGGCGCCGAGCACCAGGGCGACGCGCTCGGGCGCATCGGCGACCAGCTGACCGAGCGGTTCCGCCTCGGCGGCAGGGGTGAGCGCCACCGTGGTGAACCCGGCGGCGCGGAGCTCATCAAGCGCGGCCGGCCACGGGTCCGCTCGTGCGAACGGGACGCGCAGCACGTGCCCGAGCGAGACGCGGGTGGACCGGCGGTACAGCGGGTCGGCCGTCGTCGGATCAAGGACCACGGCATCGACGCCGAAGGCGGCCGCGTTGCGGAACAGGGCGCCGATGTTCTCGTGGTCGTTGACCGCCTCGAGCACCAGCACAGTGCGCGCCGTGGCGATGAGGTCATCGACCAGCGGGAGTGCCGGCCGCTCGGCCACCGCGAGGATCCCGCGATGGAAGTGCACCCCGGTCAGCTCCGTCATAGACGCCGCTGGCATCGCGAACATCTGGACGTCCGCGCCGAAGCGACCAGCCATCTTCTCGACGTGCTCCGCCGCCACGAGCACTGATCGCGCCACGTAGGTCGACGCCAGGAGCGCCTCTACCGAAAGGGCGCCCTCGAGCGTAAAGATGCCTCGATCGCGTTCCACCTTCATCCGCCGGGACGGTTCCCGCAGGTGTCGGTAGTCGGCCAGACGGGGATCGTCGAAGTCGTCGACGATCTCCACGGCCATACGCCATCGTCGCACGGAATCGCCCCACATAGAGCGCCGTGTCATCGTTAGGGCATGCGCGCCGTCGTCTGCGAAGAGTTCGCCCCCATCGATCGCCTGGTGATTCAAGAGCGGCCCAACCCAACCGCGGGGCCGGGCAAGGTGGTGGTGGCAGTTCGGGCAGCGGGAGTGAACTTCGTGGATGGGCTCTTCGTGGAGGGTCGCTATCAGATCAAGCCCCCGCTGCCCTTTACCCCGGGCGGCGAAGTGGCGGGCGATGTCATAGCGGTGGGCGAGGGGGTGGAAGACATCGCCGTGGGTGCCCGCGTGCTCGCCATGCCCTGGCTCGGCGGCTACGCCTCCCACGTGGAGTTGGCCGCCCAGTCGGTCGTGCCCATCCCCGGGGATCTCACCTACGGCCAAGCGGCGGGGCTGGTGCAGAGCTACGGCACCATGCTCTTCGCCTTCCGCCACCGCGCCCCGGTAGCAGTGGGTGAATGGGTACTGGTGCTCGGGGCGGGGGGCGGTGTGGGTCTCGCAGCCGTGGATGTGGCCCGCCATCTCGGCGCCCGGGTAATGGCGGCGGCATCCTCCGAGGAGAAGCTCGAGGCAGCCCGACGGGCCGGGGCGGAAGCGACGATCAACTACGAGACCGAAGACCTCAAGGCACGGGCCCGCGAACTCTCCGATGGCGGCGTGGATGTGGTGGTCGATCCCGTGGGCGATCGCTTCGCCGATCCGGCGCTGCGGGCCCTGAAGTGGATGGGTCGCTACCTCGTCATCGGGTTCGCCGGCGGGGAGATCCCGCGTCTGCCGATCAACCAGGTGCTGCTCAACAACCGAACTCTCGTGGGCATCGACTGGGGGGCCTGGACCATGCGAGATCCCGTCGGCAACCAAGCACTGCTGCAGGAGTTGCTGGTGCTCGCGGGTTCCGGTGCGCTCACGCCGGTGGAGCCCACCGAGTATCCGCTCGACGATGTGGTGCGCGCCCTCACCGATCTGCAGGCGCGTCAAGTTGCCGGCAAAGTAGTCCTCGTCCCCTAACCGCCGTCGGGGTGGCCCCTTAGGAGCGACTGGCCACTAGGGAGGCTTGTTCGTCGAGCAGGGGCAGCACCACATCGCGCGGCGCGCTGGGCAACCGGAAGACGCACTCGGTAACCCCGATGCGCTCGAAGTGGTCGAGTTTGCCCTCGTCGGGCACCGACCCGAAGGGCACGATCTCCAGCGTCGCGGGGTCTCGGCCGGCCTCGGCCACCGCCTCACGCAGGCGGGGAATGGCATCTCTGAGCCCGGCGCCGCCGATCGGGATCCAGCCGTCGCCGTACTCCGCGATGTGGGCGAACAACTTCGGACCGGCGGCGCCGCCGTGGAGCACCGGCACCCGAGGGCGCCCGTTCGCCCCGGTCTGCACTGGCTTCGGCCACGCCCAACTCGGATCGAAGCGCACGTGCTGCCCCTCGAAGCTCGCCGCCTCATCGGCCCAGAGCGCCTGCATCGC
Encoded here:
- a CDS encoding CoA-transferase, yielding MTEPTHGPVSRADVCVVAMAECFRGDGELLANPIGTIPMIGGRLARATFEPDLAMTDGEARLIANPEAFAWPDGKVVETFNPYRQMFGWVWNGRRHVVMGGTQIDQYGNQNFAAIGDYRRPKVQLLGYRGAPGNTINNTTSYWVPNHSPNVLCANVDTVCGVGYNRAALLDEHQRRFHEIRYVVTNLAVLDFATPDHRLRLRSVHPGVTPEEVQEATGFDLVIPDEVPQSRLPTAAEIHLIATVIDPTGERLVEVPN
- a CDS encoding nitronate monooxygenase, producing the protein MRTRFCDLVGCRLPIVQTGMGWVSGANLTAATSAAGGFGILAAITMTPEEMRDAVRGVRARTDAPFGVNFRADQPDLAERVAFVVAEGVKLVSFAGAPTKDAVARCHDAGVAVVPTVGARRHAEKVLEMGVDAVIAQGGEGGGHTGTVPTSLLLPQVVEAVGAEIPVLGAGGFHDGRGLVAALAYGADGIAMGTRFLLTQESHVPPGVKDLYTAASVFDTVVTTALDGAPQRVIRTDVVDRIERSPMLLRFPRAAYAALRFRRETGTKLGDMMREGMAMRRNQGLTLSQMAMAANAPMLIKATMVDGKPEIGILPTGQVTGVINELPTVADLLARIEAEAEAVLDRLGSPR
- a CDS encoding acyl-CoA dehydrogenase, producing the protein MDLTWSASEEAFRADAHRWLHANLSQWRTDHGGDVASGDTREGFAQHLDWERRLFHARWAVVSWPTDHGGRGATLWEWLIFEEEYYRAGAPPRVTQNGIFLLAPSLFEFGTPAQQDGILRPMAAAEDLWCQGWSEPNAGSDLASVTSKARRVPGGWILDGQKTWTTRGAFCTHLFGLFRSDPDSARHKGLTYFLIPLDTPGVTVRGFGRLDGDEGFAEVFFDNAFLADDAVAGGVVLGEPEGGWAVAMATAGSERGLTLRSPGRFVVTAERLVALARDHGDPTLRRRAATAWMHADAYQQQTLVTVTTLADGMKPGAEASLTKLWWSELDIELHQLALDLLGPAAELEGPWSKAWQFSLSGPIYAGTNEIQRNIAAERVLGLPR
- a CDS encoding acyl-CoA dehydrogenase, with the translated sequence MRFAWSQDQQAFSDAVRELLAKEATPLVVRAAWDAPPGHLDRGVWDSLDAMGVLAVLVPEVGGGLGLDETFLVPILEEAGRVALPHPIVETAMVAAPLLGAGIGMIASDLGGPLVPCAADADRILLHQGDTLAVADGDAVELTAATTVDGARRAATLSTPRQSEVLTEDPAVIALALDRGALGTAAMLVGLGQAMLDLTVDYVSQRQQFGVPIGSFQAVKHHLTNAALALEFARPAVARAAWSLAQVAPTRSRDVSMAKAMASDAAELVGRQALQCHGAIGYTVEADLHLYLKRTWALARAWGDTAHHTDRVADALEANLPSP
- a CDS encoding acetyl-CoA C-acetyltransferase codes for the protein MPEAFIVDAVRTPVGRRGGSLATVHPADLGAHSLRALMERTGIDPGAVEDVMFGCVDTVGGQAGDIARTCWLAAQLPDHVPGTTIDRQCGSAQQAIHFAAQAVMAGVNDVVVAGGVQQMSMIPISSAMTLATDLGFEDPFTGSEGWVKRYGAGEVSQFTSAEMIAERWNCSREDMETFAVQSHERAIHATAEGRFQAEIAPLNGLSHDEGPREPNWEKIRSLKTLTEGGRVTAAAASQISDASAALLIVSEQALTDHGLTPRARIHHMSVRADDPIWMLTAPIAATRYALEKTRMTMDQIDLVEINEAFASVVMAWEKELDVDHSKVNVNGGAIALGHPLGATGARLMTTLLNELERTGGRYGLQTMCEGGGQANVTIIERL
- a CDS encoding D-aminoacylase, with protein sequence MAAHDLVIRGGTVVDGTGAPARTADVAIRDGVITEVGSVDGAGRHEIDADGALVTPGFVDIHTHYDGQATWDEQLTPSCWHGVTTVVMGNCGVGFAPVATDRHDWLIGLMEGVEDIPGAALSAGIKWNWETFPEFLDALEERRHVMDLGTQVPHGAVRGYVMGERGARNEPATAADIEAMAAIVKEGIQAGALGFSTSRTLAHRAIDGEPVPGTFAAEDELFGIGRVLGELGTGVFELAPAGALGEDLAAPEVEMDWMRRLAAAIRRPVTFALSQNNADPQGWKRLLDLSAEAAAEGLAVRPQVHGRTVSLLLGFQTFHPLAFTRAWSQAGLGFLPWTEQVARLQTDPDLAARIVADAAALKDDPIVMGFMHPSRIYLLGDPPVYEPGVERSATALAAARGISEWELLLELFLGDGGRELLNAPVLNYSDGNLDAVGEMLQHPTSAFGLGDGGAHAGQTCDASTTTFLLTHWARDRHHGRLSVEEAVHKMTQATATLYGLGDRGVLAPGYVGDANVIDHGALQLRRPELVADLPGNASRLIQRADGYLATIKRGEPTFVNGEDTGARPGALLRGAR
- a CDS encoding nuclear transport factor 2 family protein, which codes for MSASPAATAAAFWAALYARDWDLIRSFFGPESIYYDIPTGPASAGVGPHSIEARLRLGLEGLIGYEHRPGVVAEGSDGVVVTEHTEVWTWESGETVALPFVSVQQVQHGVIVLWKDYWDFQTLMEAAPAAWHERLDTADLSWVVDVTGRA
- a CDS encoding RNA methyltransferase produces the protein MAVEIVDDFDDPRLADYRHLREPSRRMKVERDRGIFTLEGALSVEALLASTYVARSVLVAAEHVEKMAGRFGADVQMFAMPAASMTELTGVHFHRGILAVAERPALPLVDDLIATARTVLVLEAVNDHENIGALFRNAAAFGVDAVVLDPTTADPLYRRSTRVSLGHVLRVPFARADPWPAALDELRAAGFTTVALTPAAEAEPLGQLVADAPERVALVLGAEGPGLSEAALDAVARHVRIPMSPGVDSVNVATAAAIALSALYGIG
- a CDS encoding NADPH:quinone oxidoreductase family protein encodes the protein MRAVVCEEFAPIDRLVIQERPNPTAGPGKVVVAVRAAGVNFVDGLFVEGRYQIKPPLPFTPGGEVAGDVIAVGEGVEDIAVGARVLAMPWLGGYASHVELAAQSVVPIPGDLTYGQAAGLVQSYGTMLFAFRHRAPVAVGEWVLVLGAGGGVGLAAVDVARHLGARVMAAASSEEKLEAARRAGAEATINYETEDLKARARELSDGGVDVVVDPVGDRFADPALRALKWMGRYLVIGFAGGEIPRLPINQVLLNNRTLVGIDWGAWTMRDPVGNQALLQELLVLAGSGALTPVEPTEYPLDDVVRALTDLQARQVAGKVVLVP
- a CDS encoding TIGR03619 family F420-dependent LLM class oxidoreductase, whose amino-acid sequence is MRYGITMFATDVSMDVVALAREAEGRGLHSLWLPEHTHIPTSRRTPPPTGDAELGAEYKRCLDPLVALAAAASVTTTLRLGTGILLAAQREPIVTAKAVATLDHLSHGRAALGVGFGWNEDELAHHGVSMSDRRAVARETILAMQALWADEAASFEGQHVRFDPSWAWPKPVQTGANGRPRVPVLHGGAAGPKLFAHIAEYGDGWIPIGGAGLRDAIPRLREAVAEAGRDPATLEIVPFGSVPDEGKLDHFERIGVTECVFRLPSAPRDVVLPLLDEQASLVASRS